One window from the genome of Malus domestica chromosome 01, GDT2T_hap1 encodes:
- the LOC103430453 gene encoding uncharacterized protein — MKGGRKNLKRAVEQQSFTLEDGHSVMQVLSLRGSNLIEVMDAKGEKSLALFPAKFSKSMWIKRGSYVVVDASGKEKVLESGSKVACIVSQVLFYEQVRVLKKSPDWPELFKSEVSDGCDGSLQGDTSQKEDNELDDSSDDDGLPPLEANTNRNKPADWKSDTESDSDST; from the exons AtgaaaggaggaaggaagaatcTGAAGAGGGCGGTGGAGCAACAGAGCTTTACGCTCGAAGATGGTCACTCTGTAATGCAAGTGCTTTCTCTCCGCGGCTCCAATCTCATCGAG GTAATGGATGCAAAGGGAGAGAAATCTTTGGCGCTGTTTCCGGCTAAGTTTTCAAAGAGCATGTGGATTAAACGAG GGAGTTATGTTGTGGTTGATGCAAGTGGGAAGGAGAAGGTTCTTGAATCTGGCAGCAAGGTGGCATGCATTGTTTCGCAAGTTCTATTTTACGAACAAGTACGAGTGCTGAAGAAATCGCCAGACTG GCCAGAACTCTTCAAATCCGAAGTTTCAGACGGATGCGATGGAAGTTTGCAGGGAGATACCTCCCAAAAAGAAGACAATGAGCTCGACGACTCAAGCGATGATGATGGACTTCCTCCACTAGAGGCCAATACAAACAGGAATAAACCAGCTGACTGGAAATCGGATACAGAATCGGATTCCGATTCAACATAA